In Brienomyrus brachyistius isolate T26 chromosome 19, BBRACH_0.4, whole genome shotgun sequence, one DNA window encodes the following:
- the LOC125714525 gene encoding transmembrane emp24 domain-containing protein 10-like produces the protein MSRLYAFLILPVIFQLVSSISFFLPVNSRKCLREEIHKDVLVTGDYELSEQPNTKTNLKITDSSGHILYSKEDASKGKFAFTTEDYDMFEVCFESKFPMGTGRVPDQLVNLDMKHGVEAKNYEEIAKVEKLKPLEVELRRLEDLSESIVNDFAYMKKREEEMRDTNESTNTRVLYFSIFSMCCLIGLATWQVFYLRRFFKAKKLIE, from the exons ATGTCGCGGCTTTATGCGTTTCTTATTCTGCCTGTTATATTCCAGTTGGTGTCGTCTATCTCATTCTTTTTACCTGTAAATTCTCGAAAGTGCCTGCGGGAGGAAATACATAAAGATGTGCTTGTAACGGGAGATTATGAACTTAGTGAGCAACCGAACACTAAAACCAACCTGAAG ATTACAGACTCCTCTGGACATATCCTGTACTCAAAAGAAGATGCATCGAAGGGGAAGTTTGCTTTCACCACAGAGGACTATGACATGTTTGAAGTTTGCTTTGAGAGCAAATTTCCTATGG GAACTGGACGGGTACCTGATCAGCTGGTCAACCTGGACATGAAACATGGAGTAGAGGCTAAGAACTATGAAGAG ATTGCCAAGGTGGAGAAGTTGAAGCCCTTGGAGGTGGAGCTCCGACGGTTGGAGGACCTGTCCGAGTCCATTGTCAATGACTTTGCATATATGAAGAAACGAGAGGAGGAAATGCGGGACACTAATG AATCCACAAACACAAGAGTCCTGTACTTCAGCATCTTCTCCATGTGCTGCTTGATCGGCTTGGCCACCTGGCAGGTGTTCTACCTCCGCCGTTTCTTCAAGGCAAAGAAGCTCATCGAGTAG
- the LOC125714524 gene encoding protein c-Fos-like, producing MYLSFGLEYDSSRSSTASPSGDNLFQYSSSAVSYSNVGSPSQSQDINSRISFTPTITDISASSDMKWMLQPTTVISTMSPCNSRGSPYNVRGSSIPQSRTGMIKRTDSKNHNTGRRGRNEQLSPEEEEKRRVRRERNKLAAAKCRNRRREITDTLQAETDSLEDEKSALQNEIASLLKQKERLELILLVHKPICKIPLDEDIESPMESVSSHLSIQHPTAHPRGSKLEAPAKSSHKTSLFSTSHAMGDEATSMVQMSDLDASLEESLDLLESLRASSVETSRSVPDIDLSTSLYTQDWEPLYTPATGDSGPLCTPVVTCTPTCATYISSFSFV from the exons ATGTACCTAAGTTTTGGCTTAGAGTATGATTCTTCTCGCTCCAGCACAGCCTCTCCATCTGGGGATAATCTTTTTCAGTACTCGTCTTCCGCTGTTTCCTATTCTAACGTGGGCTCACCTAGCCAGTCTCAG GACATAAATTCAAGGATCTCCTTCACTCCGACAATCACAGACATTTCTGCGAGCTCTGACATGAAGTGGATGCTTCAGCCCACTACTGTGATTTCAACCATGAGCCCGTGCAACAGCAGAGGCAGCCCATACAATGTGAGGGGATCTAGTATTCCCCAGTCCAGAACAGGGATGATCAAGAGAACAGACTCTAAGAATCATAATACTGGCAGAAGGGGAAGAAATGAGCAG CTTTCCCCTGAAGAAGAAGAGAAGAGGAGAGTGCGCAGGGAGCGAAACAAGCTGGCAGCAGCAAAATGCCGAAACAGACGAAGAGAAATTACAGACACGCTTCAAGCT GAGACTGATTCTTTGGAGGATGAGAAATCAGCTTTGCAGAATGAGATTGCTAGTCTCCTGAAGCAAAAGGAGAGGCTGGAGCTCATTTTACTGGTCCACAAACCAATCTGCAAAATCCCATTAGATGAGGACATTGAATCTCCCATGGAGAGTGTCTCCAGTCATCTGAGTATCCAGCATCCCACAGCCCACCCACGTGGTTCCAAATTGGAAGCCCCAGCCAAGTCTTCCCATAAAACCTCTCTCTTTAGCACCAGTCATGCTATGGGTGATGAGGCCACTTCCATGGTACAGATGTCAGACCTTGATGCCTCTCTGGAGGAGTCTCTAGATCTGCTGGAATCACTGAGGGCGTCATCAGTGGAGACCTCACGCTCCGTCCCTGATATTGACTTGTCCACCTCCTTATACACGCAGGACTGGGAGCCGCTGTATACTCCTGCCACTGGGGACTCCGGACCTCTTTGTACTCCGGTTGTGACCTGCACCCCAACATGTGCTACCTACATCTCATCTTTTTCATTTGTCTAA
- the LOC125714523 gene encoding protein c-Fos-like, producing the protein MFPNFSSDLETSSCRSTAFSAGITLSYNQQSPTDSFSSDSVSLEENTQELCTETVTALVPTVTAISVAPELQWLLQPTTLSPSPSSPVRPQNSIQATPKTGRSKGQTTRKWGETQELSPEEEEKKRIRRERNKVAAAKCRDRRRELTSSLQAETEKLEDDMAALQDEIASLLSEKEQLELILAAHKPTCKIVENLEFMFQESIGSPHSSPEMPRPPDGIASEADCLHDMDSPSFPTSAISGNLNILLCSSTRDNINELENTLGLKEEPFDDVISEMDKVSLDTTRSVPDIDLSSSLGVMDWETLYKSVSSDNDPLSTPVVTVTPGCSSFLSAFTFTPPEFDSLVNGDENHKVGLAKAGLAIDVLNSPTVLAL; encoded by the exons ATGTTTCCAAACTTTAGCTCCGATTTGGAAACCTCATCATGCCGCAGTACCGCCTTTTCTGCCGGGATCACCTTATCGTACAACCAACAGTCCCCAACTGATTCGTTCTCCAGCgattcagtttctcttgaagaAAACACGCAG GAGCTCTGTACAGAAACAGTTACTGCCTTGGTTCCAACTGTGACTGCAATCTCAGTTGCTCCAGAGTTGCAGTGGTTGCTCCAGCCCACCACACTCTCACCTTCCCCTAGTTCCCCTGTTAGACCTCAGAACTCCATCCAGGCGACTCCTAAAACAGGCAGGAGCAAGGGACAAACCACCAGAAAATGGGGGGAAACACAGGAG CTTTCTCcagaagaggaggagaaaaagAGGATCAGGAGGGAAAGGAATAAAGTGGCTGCAGCAAAATGCCGCGACAGGAGAAGGGAGCTCACCAGCAGCCTTCAAGCT GAAACAGAAAAGCTTGAGGATGATATGGCAGCTCTGCAGGATGAAATAGCCAGTCTTCTGAGTGAGAAGGAACAGCTGGAACTCATTCTAGCTGCCCATAAGCCAACATGTAAAATTGTAGAAAACCTGGAGTTCATGTTCCAAGAGTCCATCGGATCCCCCCACTCTTCTCCAGAGATGCCAAGGCCACCTGATGGCATTGCTTCTGAGGCTGATTGTCTCCACGACATGGACAGTCCCAGCTTCCCAACCAGTGCTATCTCTGGAAACTTGAACATCTTACTATGCTCCAGTACTAGGGACAATATCAATGAGCTggaaaacaccttgggactgaAGGAGGAACCCTTTGATGATGTGATCAGTGAGATGGACAAGGTCTCTCTGGATACAACTCGGTCAGTGCCAGATATTGACCTGAGTTCTTCTCTTGGGGTTATGGACTGGGAGACTCTCTATAAGTCTGTTTCCAGTGACAATGATCCGTTGAGTACTCCAGTTGTGACAGTCACCCCAGGCTGTTCTAGTTTCCTGTCCGCATTTACATTCACCCCTCCAGAGTTTGATTCCTTAGTTAACGGGGACGAAAATCATAAAGTTGGATTGGCCAAGGCAGGTTTAGCCATAGATGTTCTGAATTCTCCTACTGTACTTGCATTGTAA